The Gemmatimonadota bacterium sequence CCGACCAATTGCTCGAAAGCGAACTTTTTGGACACGAAAAAGGGGCTTATACAGGCGCGACAGAAGCCCGCACGGGCAAATTTGAAGCCGCCAGTGGCGGCACCCTATTTCTCGATGAAATCGGCAACACCACCCCCGAATTTCAGCAAAATGTGTTGCGAGCCATTGAATATAGCGAAATTCAGCGCGTGGGCAGTGCGACACCCATCTTTGTCGATATTCGCGTTATTGCCGCCACGAATACCGACCTCGAAACGGAAATTGCCGAAGGTCGATTCCGCCAGGACCTCTACGACAGATTGCGCTTTGAAGTCTTGCACATGCCCCCGTTGCGCGAACGCCGAGAAGACATTCCCGCATTAGCCGATTATTTTGTCGCACAAATCGTCGAAGAAGTACCAGGCCTGCAAAAACGCGACTTTTCCGATGCGGCAACAGAACGCCTGATGACATATAGCTGGCCGGGCAATGTGCGCGAACTCAAATTTGCGGCCGAACGCGCGGCCTGTGTCGCCCGAGGGACAGAGATTGAACCGGGCGATTTGCCCCCCGAAGTTTCTCAACAAGCGCCCCAATCACCCGAATTGAACGACGGTTTTGAATCACAAGTGCAATCCTATGAACTGAGTCTATTGCGGCGCATTCTCGATAAAGTCTCCTGGAACCAGCGCGAAGCCGCCAAACAACTCAAACTCAGCTACGACCAATTTCGCCACCTGTACCGCAAATATAAACTCAACAAAGAAAAACCCTGATTGTTATGGCTCTCGACATCCCCGTTCGGGCAAATCTCCAATACCACCGCTGTCTCAACGACAGCATATCTTCCTGGGCGAGCCACCTGCCCATTTTGTTCCTCGCTTCATTTTTGGCAATACTCCTGAGTGCGGTATCGGGCACTTTGCTCCTGGGCAGCTTATATGCTGGCTTTGCCATCATGATCTTGCGCGCGCAGCAAGGAGCAAAACCCCGCATGCGAGATCTATTTGGGCAGATCATTCGTTTCGTCCGTTTTTTTTCGATGAACATTTTTATCTTCCTGTTTTTTATTCTCGGCTTCGTCCTCATTGTAGCACTGGTTTTTGTGAACAGTGATTTCTTTGCATTCCTGCTCAATGCATTCAAACAGGTCGTTGCCCGGGAAACGACCTGGGATATCCCCGCTGCACCAGAAAACATTGGAAGATTCTTAGAAGACAAAAATATTATTTATTATGCCGTCATTCCGGCAGCTTGCCTCTTATTTTTACCCGGCCTCATTTTTGTTGTCAAATGCTTCTACATCTATCTTCTGGCAGCAGACCGGGGGGTACACATCGATGAAGCCTATGTCGAAAGTCGCAAAGCCGTTGAACGCTACGGTTTTTTTCGCCACTGCGCGCTTATACTCACCGCGCTCGGAATTCTCGTAGGATCAGTCGCACTCACCGATAGCCTCATCGACAATACCTTCGCCCAACTCTGTGTCTTTGTT is a genomic window containing:
- a CDS encoding sigma-54-dependent Fis family transcriptional regulator — encoded protein: MTEIIVADDQIEVLDMLIRSLREDTRKVHAFSTGREALAYLQQHPNQIGLAILDLDYGPDEPDGLEILPQMLESVPDLPVIMLTGQGTIDTAVAALRLGATDFIEKDFYIEDKIELSLEKLDRVYQALKENAQLRAEVQDLGRENQFYRDEFGKRYQIIGSSPKLQQILQRAQTVAPIPRPALITGEPGTGKELVAAAIHYGSDRKDRPFVKVNCAAIADQLLESELFGHEKGAYTGATEARTGKFEAASGGTLFLDEIGNTTPEFQQNVLRAIEYSEIQRVGSATPIFVDIRVIAATNTDLETEIAEGRFRQDLYDRLRFEVLHMPPLRERREDIPALADYFVAQIVEEVPGLQKRDFSDAATERLMTYSWPGNVRELKFAAERAACVARGTEIEPGDLPPEVSQQAPQSPELNDGFESQVQSYELSLLRRILDKVSWNQREAAKQLKLSYDQFRHLYRKYKLNKEKP